GTTGGGACTGCCGTGCAACACGACAGTTGCCTCAATAGGAATGGTCATGTAGTTAAAGACCGTGACACGTATGCCAATTTGTTCGCCTTGCCGGCATACCTGCGGCATCTCCACGTTGATGAAGAAGGGTTGAACACCCACATATTCCAGCGCTTTGTTGAGCATGCCAAAACCCTTTGAGGGACTCACACTGAAGGCGCTGACCATCCAATAAGCCGGACGATCGGGCACATCCACATTGAAGATGTAACGACCATGCGGACCAATGTTCACATCCTTCCACAGCCAGACGTTCTCATAGTGGCGCAACACACGATTAAAGCGATACTTGCGATAGTTAAGCAGCTCGGTATCGTTGCGCACCTGGCAATCGATCTCATCGGTGCCATCTTCACAGTCATACATGCCATCACAACGCTTATTTAGCGAGTAGCAGCGTCCGCTCAAGCATTCGCCATAGCCCAGAGTGCGATTGCAACTGTCCTGTCGCCTGGGCACATAACCGTCCGTAAACACAACCAAACCGCTGTACTCGAAGGTGCGATTGGCATCAATGCCAAATGAGGATGCGGGGAAGTAAACAAGCTCATCGGGATTGCCTTCATGCGAATACCAAATGTGTTTATAGGTGCCGTTTGTCTGCTCATCGAAATTGGACATTTTGGTAATGATCTTGGCGTAGGTCAACTCATTGCCCGCCTGCATCGTGTAGAAGGCGCTGTCAATGCCCGAGAGTCCCACATAGGAGCCGGGTTCGCCAAAGATAGCCACCTCAACCTTTTCTCCAGTGCGTGCTTTGCGATTGTTGATGTACACCGTGAAATTATTGCGCGAAATACCATTGACAGGGAACGTCAAGGAGTCAGCGACCACTTGACCCTGGGTGGTTATCTTCCACACCACAAGCGTGGCCATTGGCGCCATCTCGGCGCTCAGCACCACCGCAATTGTGCGTATGCCCTCGGTTATGGTCTCACGATCGTTGATCAGTATAACACCCTTGGACATGATCAGATAGTTGAATTCCTCCAGATAAAAGTTGGTGCGTATGTGGAAAATGATGTACTCTCCAACTACGGGTTTCTCGGTGCTCGTGGTGATTTTGATGTGCTGATTCCGCGGTGAATAATGCGACACAAGCAGCAGATCCGTTTGCACATGTTCGCCTCGCGGATCCCTGAAGAGCGCATGAAGACGCATTTCCTCGATGCCATTGAGGAAATCGCGCGCTTGCGGACTCTCATCCAGCTGCAAATCGTTGCGTATGTCAATCTTCAGCTCCCAGATGCCGTCGCTCTGCTGCGACATGTGCAAACGTTGTGTGGGCCAATCACGTCGTCCACCATTGCGACTAGACACAAAACCGCTGACCTCCATCAGGCCCTGCCGCAACAGATTCGGATCGATGGGCGAACCATCGTGATATTCGACAACCAAATAGGTGGTAAAAGGCATTGCGGGTTTAAAAACTTGTGGCGATTCACCCAGAAAAGCGACACGCAAACTCGAATTGTAAACACGTGCCACCGCATAGCCGGCGATGATTTCGTCGTAGAACTTTTCACCCACGGTGGCTGTGATTAGCACTTCCATGCCAGCCATGCTGGGCACAATTGATTCCAGCTCACGCATGGGCCACTTGAAGTCGAAGGTGCCATTGAAGTAGCGCAGATATGGCAACGAGTTCCGATAGCTTGTGGTCCACGAGCTCGACTCATAGCTCTCCACATATTCCGGTTTCCGTACCCAGAACGGCCATTGCTCCTCGAACTGATAATAGCGAGGCGGACGCAGATAGGAATTCTGTATGCCAATATCAAGGCCGCCTTCTAGTGGCAACTGTGGCACATTGtacggctgctgctgatttgGATCCAGATTGGGATTCTGTTGCGGATTGTTGTAGCGCCAGCGTTCTCTGTATAAGTTCTCCTGCTCCAGCGGCGAGCGACCTCCCAAGCGGAACTTTTCGTTGAGCACCTGACCATTAAAGTAGCCAATGGGACGTATGGTCGCTGTCAGTGTTAGATTTCCACGCACGGGGAGACCACTTGTAAAATTGGCCATGATACGGCCATAGACGAAGTGATCCGTTGTGAAGAAGTAAGCAGGCATTGTGACATTCACCTCGAAGCGTGTCTGATAATATTCCTCGACGCTAAAGTGACTCTCTTCCTGCTGGCCCTGGGCAACCACACGAATGGTCCATTCGCCAAACGTCGGCTGATCCGACAGTTTGTATTCGAGTGAAACAGAGCCCAAATTGGATTGTCTGCggaaaaagaaattaaaacatGTTAGCGTTAGATTTAAAGCTTCAGTGAAGGAAAAGGATTAAAGATAATCTTTGTAAACTCAATGAGCttttctaataaaaataatcattgaTTCTTTATGGTTTTTGGTTGAGAAACTAAAAggaaaaatttcaatataattcttaagattttgttgcttttatagCTAAATCTCTACAAACGTTAGTTATTTCGCTATAGCATCACAACTTCAATCATCATCGTCGGTTTTAAACGCTTACCTTGACAACCAACGCTTCAGGATGTGCCGATTGGGATCCAGCATGTACACATCGATAGCATTCTCGAATCCCTTCAGTTCGGTGGTGATGGGAATCGTGCGGAAACGCACTGTCTCGCCCTGCATGTAGAGCGGCTTGTCTGTCTGCACAAAGATGGTCATCGAGCGCTGCGAGAAGTCGAGACGCGTCTGATTCAAGAAGGCAACACCGCCCAGGACATCCTGATAGAAACCCTCGACGCGCAGTCTGTAATCTCCCGACACACTAGTTGGGGGAATGCGCATGAGCAGCGTCTCGGGGACACCTTCCTTCACATCCTTGGAATCACCGCTAATTTGTACGCCATTGCATGAGATACTCGCATGCACAGTGATCGGATACTTGGCCTGCAGTATGGACACCGACACCTGGTAGATGAGGCCGGGACGCACCATGCGAGAGGCAACAATGAAATAGGTTGGCTCGCGATTGTGCAATGTGTCCAGGAACATGGTCTTCACATTGTACGAACTCTTGCCGCGACCCAAACTCGGTTCCTGGTCATCCAGTCGCTGCTTGTTGTAATCATCCTGGGTGCCCAGTTCGTTGTAGCCACCATCGGTGCGATAGGAGGTGGGATTGttgtagatgttgttgttgttattgttgttgagaTTCGTATTCGAATTGGGATTCACATTGCCACCGAATGGTTGATTGATGTCGTATTGTGAGGAGGTTGGTTGTGGCAGAAATGGTTGctgtccttgttgttgttgctgctgttgcagcagttgctgctgctgttgttgttgttgttgtacgtTGTAATAGCTGCTATCGATTTGAGCTGCCACCAGATggagttgcagcagcagcaacggtaGCAGCATGTGCCACAAACAGCGCTGCATCATTCCAATAATGTGCTGCACTACAaggcagaaaacaaaaagtaaaataaagatGTTGTACTAGGAAATgaagtcaatcaatcagtgTGTGCAGCAAGTGCATCAATTAACAAGTTCGTCAGTCGTCACGTCTGTTTTATCCTGTGAATTATAAATGGAAATAGCTgattctgctgctgccgcgAGTGAAGTTGTTGCACTGTGGCGTGTTATCTGTCTTCTGCTatatgttcttttttttttgttttttgggtcTGCTTGAATGCTTTCCGCGTGCTGTGCACGCAGCCAAAACAAACCGCGAACACGAGAGCAGCGTTTGAGAGTCAAACAACGAATGGCAAATACTCTAATAAGCAAAATTAAGAATAACTGATCAAAcattatatgttttttttctagGATAACTGGCCAAATTCGAATACTCCAAAATGTTATTGATTATTAACCgaaaatatttgagaattCTACTTTAAGCGATGTTATGAAgaaatagttattattttaattttaataaaagtaaactaGCAGCTTTACACTGAAACTCtgcattttaatgtattagtCAGTCTGCCTTTAGATGTTGCTGAGATCGACTGCATTTGTTTCCCCTCATAGCTGAAAGACCATTTCCGTTAGTGTACCAAATGAGGTTGCCGCACGGCACTATTAATAGCAGTCCCACTATGCAGGAGCAATGAACGTGCCATGGATTTAGTCAAGCtaacacacatatgtatgtccaTACATATACTgcacacacactacacacaGTTGCCGCCTCTAAACTATGTCAAATTTTAAGTTAAATGTCATTTAAGTTGCGTGCGCAATTAGTCTTTTGATATGGGATATGTGCCAAAGCGATTTAAGGCGACGTCGTCTTCCCTTTGGATGCTAGAAATCCTCAACAATTTACAGCATTCACTCAATTCTTAACcagaaaaatactatatatagtttttagcAGAAATTTGTCAAAGTACAAATTCACTAAAATGGGAACAAAAGATTATcgcatttaaattcatatgtTAAGTTATCGATAAGTAGCTACATATCCGTTGCAAAATGGCGGACTGTTGCAAAACTGCGGTTTAAATTTACACATTGatgcattttttaatgttcaaaagaaaaataaagaactcGAAGAAGCTTAGTGAACGTAAGAGCAATAGCAAGGATAATTATATGCTGCGAAAATGGGAACCAAAGATTATCGTTAACTTTTGTCTATGACAAATGGCGACTTAAAATTTTGACATTGatgtatttattatgcttGAAAGCAGAAAGAAAGACCAACTAAAAGCAGCTTATCGCGATCACAAAGGACAAAGGATACGTATATATAGGGGCAACCATAAAAGAACAAACGTTCTAAAGGTGAGAGGAGCTGCAGCAAGGACAATTAGGCAGCAGACGCTGACGGCACACTTGACCCTCgggccaaaataaaaaatacagagAGAGGGCGACAACCGTTGAGCCGGTAACGTACAAATGCAACAGAGCAACATTGTTTACCTGACTACAactgtgagcgtgtgtgttttGCCTGCGCACTGAAGCAGCAGAAGTCGCTGGCCGAAgtgaaaacaaatacaacaaactaAACGAGAAACCCAAACCTCGTAATAATAacgctgcaacagcagcgcacATTGTAATCCACCCTTTTCTCTACTATGATGCAGACGCTGtaacgcacatacacacatacatgcttGCATACAAGTGTATACACACCACATTTTGAGTGTGTTTGTAATGAGGCATTAATTAGTGCCAGTGAGCGTGAGGAGAGGGCAAaagtgcaattgaaattgcctGGAGGACAACACTTAAAACAGACAGCACACATGCCAAATTACCAATATGCAAAAGTAATACCCTCCAAATGGCTATGAAATTTGAGCGCAGCACATTTCCAATTGGGCAGCAGGTGGCAGCACCGcgttatattctttttttctttcgcaGGAAGCGAAGCctaatgcaaatttcaacacAGCACAGATGGATTCTCAATATTTGTCGaacattacatacatataatacatGCAATGAACTAACTTAGCAGAGTAAGAATTTctagatttttaaaatttttcggtCAACGCCCATGTGTggacagcaacatcagcataATAACAACGCAAGCAGCCGAAGTAGCGCAGGTATTTtgagcaaacaatttttgggCGGGTCACTTTTAAGATCACAAGtgcactcactcactcacctGTTCGATGTGTATTGTATGTTTTTACGCTGAACGGCTGCAGtttgtttgcattattttctaataacaaaagcagaaacacaaaactaagatgtaacttaaattttaaacaaaatgaaacacaaaaccgagcagcgcacacacacaaacccGCGTCGCGATGACTTATGCTTAGAGACGGGCAATCAGAAACTGACTTAGTTATCGCACCACACCCCGTCCCAAAGCAAGCCATCGTAATATCGGCTTAGATATCGATATACCCCTGaccacacaaaacaaattcaaaataaatatttagttttacaaagattaaatgaataagctaaaatgttttctaaaagctttttattggtattttatttaaagctataaaataacattttgtaaattaatctCGGCTTCTGCATATTTATCGAAATATTTGTACAGTGTTGGCTAACGATAGTTTTGTTCAGGGATGGTTGaaatatggtatttttaatgtttcgTGTGACCAAATTGTGCAAAACTATAAATACTCACCATTTGTGTcatgtggatgtgtgtgtgtattgtatgCGTGTGATGTAAGGTCATTCGCGTGAAAATATCAGCGAggaaaaaatcgaatttttgtgttttgtgtgctaGGTAAATTCcaaaagagtgcaaaataatCTAGCTGAAGCAAGTGCGATTGCTATTATTATCAAATTGTGCACACTAATGTGCGGTAAACACGTGTGTAAAGCTAACAAAAATCGTAACTCAACGCAAAAATTATGACGAAAAGCAGCAGAATACTCatagacacacatacacatatgcaaACGGCCagtacgcacacacaaacattcaACGCAGGCAtagcaaatacatatatattgtacatgTATATGGAAGCAAAGGAGCTTGAGCTAGAACCTAGAGTTGTCAACGCTCTTCGATGAATTTCGTCATTGAGTGTGTCGCGTATTTTCGtggctttgtatgtgtgtgttttgtgcgTGCCTCgtttgcatatgtgtgtgcgtgtttaaGTTCTTGTagtaaaaaaatgaaagaaaaacgaaaatgatcgaaaaagtgaaatatacataacttgtgcaaaaaaaaaagaaaattcttGGGCCAGTCGCACTCACTGCACAGTGGGCCGCGCATCTCTCGCCAGGCGTTCGAAAAAAACTATTAcataaattgtacaaaaagtgtaaatgtaaatgtaaatgttattGAAAAGCGAGCGCAAGGCAAGAAAGACGAAGCGAAggcgccgctgctgctgcgaatgTCGCGCACGCTGTCGTCATcgcggcaaaaaaaaaataacagaaaatagaagaaaagaaaagagggAGCAGCTAGctagcaaaaagcaaaaaaaaaatagaaatccCTTTACTATATTTGCACTCAATACTCATTGTTTGCCATttcgcgcacacacacacactcatttatctctgtgtgtgtgtttctccATCTCGTGACTCGGCATTGTTGAGTATATTGACTCCTGGTcacacacaaattaatttttgtcgTCCCCGCTGTCGCctgtgttgctgttgaaaATCAACTAATAATTGCTACAGAGTGTGATGACAAGCGAAGGAGGTGCGGGTGGCCTCCctataaatgtatatgtatgcgtgtatgtgtgagtgacCTCGTGTCTGTGTGTCGCGTGCTTGtgcctgtgtatgtgtgtgtcggCAGCGGCAAGGAGTGTCATGCGTATTTGCTGCTTCTTCCCCACATATATATACTCCCCCTAAACCACTCCCCAAACCGCTTTGGCATCgttcacaacaacaacagccagaaGAACGCTGCTCCTTTGCTCCAACGAGTTTTATCTTGTTTTCCGTATTAATCATATGCGGGCGCAGAGAGGCAATCACGTCATCCAGCttgacacgcacacacacacacactta
This window of the Drosophila albomicans strain 15112-1751.03 chromosome 2L, ASM965048v2, whole genome shotgun sequence genome carries:
- the LOC117563410 gene encoding CD109 antigen; its protein translation is MMQRCLWHMLLPLLLLQLHLVAAQIDSSYYNVQQQQQQQQQLLQQQQQQQGQQPFLPQPTSSQYDINQPFGGNVNPNSNTNLNNNNNNNIYNNPTSYRTDGGYNELGTQDDYNKQRLDDQEPSLGRGKSSYNVKTMFLDTLHNREPTYFIVASRMVRPGLIYQVSVSILQAKYPITVHASISCNGVQISGDSKDVKEGVPETLLMRIPPTSVSGDYRLRVEGFYQDVLGGVAFLNQTRLDFSQRSMTIFVQTDKPLYMQGETVRFRTIPITTELKGFENAIDVYMLDPNRHILKRWLSRQSNLGSVSLEYKLSDQPTFGEWTIRVVAQGQQEESHFSVEEYYQTRFEVNVTMPAYFFTTDHFVYGRIMANFTSGLPVRGNLTLTATIRPIGYFNGQVLNEKFRLGGRSPLEQENLYRERWRYNNPQQNPNLDPNQQQPYNVPQLPLEGGLDIGIQNSYLRPPRYYQFEEQWPFWVRKPEYVESYESSSWTTSYRNSLPYLRYFNGTFDFKWPMRELESIVPSMAGMEVLITATVGEKFYDEIIAGYAVARVYNSSLRVAFLGESPQVFKPAMPFTTYLVVEYHDGSPIDPNLLRQGLMEVSGFVSSRNGGRRDWPTQRLHMSQQSDGIWELKIDIRNDLQLDESPQARDFLNGIEEMRLHALFRDPRGEHVQTDLLLVSHYSPRNQHIKITTSTEKPVVGEYIIFHIRTNFYLEEFNYLIMSKGVILINDRETITEGIRTIAVVLSAEMAPMATLVVWKITTQGQVVADSLTFPVNGISRNNFTVYINNRKARTGEKVEVAIFGEPGSYVGLSGIDSAFYTMQAGNELTYAKIITKMSNFDEQTNGTYKHIWYSHEGNPDELVYFPASSFGIDANRTFEYSGLVVFTDGYVPRRQDSCNRTLGYGECLSGRCYSLNKRCDGMYDCEDGTDEIDCQVRNDTELLNYRKYRFNRVLRHYENVWLWKDVNIGPHGRYIFNVDVPDRPAYWMVSAFSVSPSKGFGMLNKALEYVGVQPFFINVEMPQVCRQGEQIGIRVTVFNYMTIPIEATVVLHGSPNYKFVHVEEDGIVRSYNPRTSFGEHQFFIYLEAQGTTVVYVPVVPQRLGDVDVTLHVATLLGTDTITRRLHVESDGLPQYRHQSVLLDLSNRAYVLEYMHVNITQTPEIPYQVDRYFVYGSNRARISIVGDVVGPIFPTMPVNATSLLYLPMESAEQNAFSFAANLYTIMYMRLINQRNKTLEKEAFYHLNIGYQRQLSFMRADGSFSLFRSDWNNSASSVWLTSYCLRIFQEASFYEWENFIWIDSTIIEKNMRWLLQHQTREGSFYEVTWLPDRKMNRTNFADYTSQHNRNVTLTSHVLITLATVKDLSGTLGTRVALATQLAVRYIERNMQFLNETREPYDVAITAYALQLCNSPSAEHVFSILRRHARTIGDFMYWSNTELPQPPRKLENQKWFSLPRLPYEFDALNIETTAYALLVYVARREFFVDPIVRWLNAQRLNEGGWASTQDTSAALRALVEYTVRSRIRDVSSLSVEIEASSQGGKTQELRIDDSNLARLQSIEIPDAWGTIKVQAKGAGYAILQMHVQYNVDIEKFQTKPPVPAFGLHTKTIFHGRNQSHISYVACQNWVNTREAERSGMAVLDVAIPTGYWIQQQKLDSYVLSNRVRNLRRARYLERKIVFYFDFLDQEDICVNFTIERWYPVANMSRYLPVRVYDYYAPERFNESIFDALPTYLLNICEVCGSSQCPYCSIYNVGWRTSMSVWLLFFSVFIYLLRSRTHLVLNTLHLFT